A genomic region of Janthinobacterium lividum contains the following coding sequences:
- a CDS encoding OmpA family protein: MNNLKKIAVAAAVLCSALGAQAQEINPSWYIQPSLNALKPDSDFATDKTGYGAGLRFGKPVSQDWDIQLGTTYARSKDGQQRYQQNTLGVDGLYMFSRKAFRPFLLVGAGMQRDKDTSFAFGERKKSSPYASVGLGFQSTINDQLSFQADVRNVHGFLRGNTFDPSSKANNYYVTVGLNFAFDKPPAPPPPPPPPPVREEVVVVVPPPPPPPPARFEKVTMAATELFAFDSAKLGPTQTKLDEIARVLNAAPDVNNVVISGYADRIGSAKYNLKLSQQRADAVKEYLVAHGVAANRLTAEGKGSTNPVVTCDNKKRADLIKCLEPNRRVEVEQITIERRVQ, translated from the coding sequence GTGAATAATCTAAAAAAAATCGCCGTTGCCGCCGCAGTACTGTGCTCCGCCCTCGGCGCACAGGCCCAGGAAATCAATCCTTCCTGGTACATTCAACCTAGCCTCAACGCACTCAAGCCAGATTCCGACTTCGCTACGGATAAAACCGGGTATGGCGCAGGCTTGCGTTTCGGTAAACCTGTTTCCCAGGACTGGGATATCCAGCTGGGCACCACGTATGCCCGCTCCAAGGATGGCCAACAGCGCTACCAGCAAAATACGCTGGGCGTAGACGGTCTGTACATGTTCTCGCGTAAAGCCTTCCGCCCCTTCCTGCTGGTCGGTGCCGGCATGCAGCGCGACAAGGACACCAGCTTCGCTTTCGGCGAACGCAAAAAGAGCTCGCCGTACGCCAGCGTCGGTCTGGGCTTCCAGTCCACGATCAACGATCAACTGTCGTTCCAGGCTGACGTGCGCAACGTGCACGGCTTCCTGCGCGGCAATACGTTCGACCCGAGCAGCAAGGCCAACAACTACTACGTCACCGTGGGCCTGAACTTCGCGTTCGACAAACCACCTGCACCGCCGCCACCACCGCCACCGCCGCCAGTGCGTGAAGAAGTCGTCGTGGTCGTGCCGCCACCACCGCCGCCACCGCCAGCACGCTTTGAAAAAGTGACGATGGCAGCAACGGAACTGTTCGCGTTCGACAGCGCCAAGCTGGGCCCGACACAGACCAAGCTTGACGAAATCGCCCGCGTGCTGAACGCAGCGCCGGACGTCAATAACGTCGTCATCAGTGGTTATGCCGACCGCATCGGTTCGGCCAAGTACAACCTGAAACTGTCGCAGCAGCGCGCTGATGCAGTCAAGGAATACCTGGTCGCCCACGGTGTTGCCGCCAACCGCCTGACGGCAGAAGGCAAGGGCTCCACCAATCCTGTCGTCACCTGCGATAACAAGAAGCGTGCCGACCTGATCAAGTGCCTGGAACCAAACCGCCGCGTTGAAGTGGAACAGATCACCATCGAACGCCGCGTGCAGTAA